The following proteins are co-located in the Paludibaculum fermentans genome:
- a CDS encoding polysaccharide biosynthesis/export family protein, which translates to MTRAFLLVLMAATLPGQESGARSTYVLGPGDQIVVRVLDLEEIGKDPYQIDIRGNVNLPMAGRVRASGRTLEEFEAAIGERLMPYLKKPEVTVSVLEMRSQPVSVLGSVKNPGVFQVQGQKTLLEMVSLAGGLNPDAGYAIRIARQKAWGEIPVEGARFDESGQFYVAEVGVRDIMEARSPAQNIQVKPNDVITVPKGQVVYVMGAVKKSGGFVLGEREKTTVLQALSMAEGVDNYANNREAKILRRTANPEIRAEITVNLAEILKGTNKDVPMQSDDILYVPVSGSKKAMARTLDAMISMGTGVVIYGRR; encoded by the coding sequence ATGACCAGGGCATTCCTGCTTGTGCTGATGGCGGCGACGCTGCCGGGGCAGGAGTCAGGGGCACGATCGACCTACGTCTTAGGACCGGGTGATCAGATCGTGGTGCGGGTGCTCGACCTGGAGGAGATCGGAAAAGATCCATACCAGATTGACATACGCGGAAACGTGAATCTGCCGATGGCTGGGCGCGTGAGAGCGTCGGGCCGAACCCTGGAAGAGTTTGAAGCGGCTATTGGCGAGCGATTGATGCCGTACCTGAAAAAGCCCGAGGTGACGGTGAGCGTGCTGGAGATGCGAAGCCAGCCGGTGAGTGTATTGGGGAGTGTGAAGAATCCTGGGGTGTTCCAGGTGCAAGGACAGAAGACCCTGCTCGAGATGGTGAGCCTGGCCGGCGGTTTGAACCCCGATGCGGGCTATGCCATCAGGATTGCGCGCCAGAAGGCATGGGGCGAGATTCCGGTCGAGGGCGCAAGATTCGATGAGAGTGGGCAGTTCTATGTGGCGGAAGTGGGCGTGAGGGACATTATGGAGGCCCGGTCTCCGGCGCAGAATATTCAAGTGAAGCCGAACGATGTGATCACTGTGCCCAAAGGGCAGGTGGTGTATGTGATGGGCGCAGTGAAGAAGAGCGGGGGCTTTGTGCTGGGTGAACGGGAGAAGACAACGGTACTGCAGGCGCTGTCGATGGCGGAAGGCGTGGATAACTACGCAAACAACAGAGAGGCCAAGATCCTCCGCAGAACAGCGAATCCCGAGATCCGGGCAGAGATCACGGTGAATCTCGCGGAGATCCTGAAAGGCACCAACAAAGATGTACCCATGCAGAGCGACGACATCCTATACGTTCCCGTCAGTGGGTCGAAGAAAGCGATGGCACGGACGTTGGATGCCATGATTTCGATGGGTACCGGAGTGGTGATTTACGGCCGGCGGTAA
- the nusG gene encoding transcription termination/antitermination protein NusG, with the protein MQQYPWHAIRTKPHQEQIVAEGLRAKGYEDFFPSYRSRRKWTDRIKFVDLPLFDGYVFVRFDPLKWVPIKSTPGVLQIVWGHISEAEIEGVRRLAAGNLTASPCPYLREGMTVRVRSGPLKGVSGVLDKVKNRYVLVLSVHLLQRSVQVEVDAESVEALT; encoded by the coding sequence ATGCAGCAGTATCCGTGGCACGCCATCCGTACCAAACCACACCAAGAGCAGATAGTCGCAGAAGGACTAAGAGCCAAGGGGTATGAAGACTTCTTTCCATCTTACCGTTCGCGAAGGAAGTGGACCGACCGGATTAAGTTTGTGGACTTGCCGCTATTTGACGGATACGTGTTTGTAAGATTTGATCCGCTCAAATGGGTGCCGATCAAAAGTACACCTGGCGTGCTGCAGATTGTCTGGGGGCATATTTCGGAGGCAGAGATTGAGGGAGTCAGGCGGCTGGCCGCGGGCAATCTAACGGCGTCGCCATGCCCTTATTTGAGGGAAGGAATGACTGTGCGGGTGAGGAGTGGGCCGCTGAAAGGCGTGAGCGGCGTCCTGGATAAAGTGAAGAACCGGTATGTGCTTGTGCTTTCGGTGCATCTGCTGCAGCGAAGTGTACAAGTGGAGGTAGATGCGGAATCAGTCGAGGCCTTGACCTAA